In a single window of the Coregonus clupeaformis isolate EN_2021a chromosome 10, ASM2061545v1, whole genome shotgun sequence genome:
- the LOC121564559 gene encoding ubiquitin carboxyl-terminal hydrolase 37-like, which translates to MPHKDSEMLRKKRQKANSIDVEQKTRNKKESSNSSPSPIPPDRSERNVSSTSVPSPSDQLSSLHPPPSPVKCSSQPCSPAKHPSLPRSPAKHPSPVKSTPMVSLPSSLSPTNLLDRHGHTSQEGATVRPLSLQDYSSPRPQRPISAARSRTLPRASSATRGSEETQGARGEWGAGVNMEHLGLPNIGNTCFLNATLQCLLVLPYFSKEILRQEQLWSSSPFSNLLRSLSDVHRSGLPDSGANQASKAVLMWKVKFSLSGYDLKYLGDAQQDAHELLVNMLCQLKEEGMTLKMLGVSYTCPVSQLEFQLVSVRTCTSCGRESSTREDYNNLSLDFSPERTLLSSLALTFKGKKVEFTCEGCKGLQASKVEQFHTLPLVLVLHLKRFGGPTGLEKLEAPLLFPPELRLSDLCGDMVPTLHIASPQALTNQAPTKCPAHLDRPKTAPTAVQKQQPVKSVNGYYQLTGVVSHLGGLANSGHYVSDILNASGNWLCCNDSQVSMSNEATVLRTRARSAYLLFYMFRTGEQQAPAHRA; encoded by the exons ATGCCACATAAAGATTCAGAGATGCTACGA aaAAAACGGCAGAAAGCCAATTCAATTGATGTGGAGCAGAAGACAAGAAATAAGAAGGAGAGTAGcaattcatccccctctccaatTCCACCTGACCGTTCTGAACGGAATGTCTCCTCCACCTCTGTCCCCTCACCCTCTGAccaactctcctccctccatccacctccCTCTCCTGTTAAATGTTCCTCTCAGCCTTGCTCTCCTGCTaaacacccctctctcccccggtCACCTGCCAAACACCCTTCCCCAGTGAAATCCACTCCAATGGTGTCCctccctagttctctctctcctaccaACCTTCTGGACCGTCATGGACACACCAGCCAAGAGGGCGCAACTGTCAG aCCTCTGTCTCTTCAGGACTACTCTAGCCCAAGGCCGCAGAGGCCTATCTCAGCCGCCAGAAGCCGGACTCTTCCCAGGGCCAGCTCAGCCACCAGAGGGTCAGAGGAGACCCAGGGGGCCAGAGGAGAATGGGGGGCAGGGGTCAACATGGAACATCTTGG GTTGCCTAACATTGGCAACACTTGCTTCCTTAACGCCACCCTGCAGTGCCTTCTGGTCCTGCCTTACTTCTCAAAGGAAATCCTACGCCAGGAACAACTCTGgagctcctcccccttctccaacCTGCTCAG GTCTCTGTCTGATGTGCACCGTTCGGGTCTACCTGACAGTGGCGCAAACCAGGCCTCAAAAGCAGTCCTCATGTGGAAGGTCAAGTTCTCCTTGTCAGGATATGATTTGAAGTATCTGGGGGACGCGCAACAG GACGCACACGAGTTACTTGTGAATATGCTGTGCCAGCTGAAGGAGGAGGGCATGACACTGAAGATGCTCGGGGTGAGCTATACCTGCCCTGTTTCCCAGCTGGAGTTCCAGCTTGTGTCGGTGCGCACATGTACCAG CTGTGGGCGCGAGTCGTCCACCAGAGAGGACTACAACAACCTCTCATTGGACTTCAGCCCTGAGCGCACCTTGCTGAGCAGCCTAGCACTCACTTTCAAG GGCAAAAAGGTTGAATTCACATGTGAGGGCTGCAAAGGCCTCCAGGCCTCAAAGGTGGAGCAGTTCCACACACTGCCTCT TGTGCTGGTTCTGCATCTGAAGAGGTTTGGAGGACCTACGGGGTTGGAGAAGCTGGAGGCTCCTCTTTTGTTTCCTCCAGAGCTGAGGCTCTCTGATCTCTGTGGGGACATGGTTCCAACCCTGCACATTGCCAGCCCACAGGCCCTCACCAACCAGGCCCCCA CCAAGTGTCCAGCCCACCTGGACAGGCCAAAGACAGCGCCCACTGCTGTTCAG AAGCAGCAGCCAGTGAAGTCAGTGAATGGCTACTACCAGCTGACTGGCGTAGTCTCTCATTTGGGAGGCCTCGCAAACTCCG GGCACTACGTTAGTGACATCCTGAATGCCAGTGGAAACTGGTTATGTTGTAACGATAGCCAGGTGTCAATGTCCAATGAAGCCACTGTGCTGAGGACCAGAGCCCGGAGTGCTTACCTGCTCTTCTATATGTTCAG GACAGGAGAGCAGCAGGCCCCAGCACACAGGGCCTAA
- the LOC121575553 gene encoding ubiquitin carboxyl-terminal hydrolase 37-like isoform X3, translating into MEHLGLPNIGNTCFLNATLQCLLVLPYFSKEILRQEQLWSSSPFSNLLRALSDVHCSRLPDSGANQASKADLMWKVKCSLSGQDLKYLGDSQQDAHELLVNMLCQLKEEGMTLKMLGGSYTCPVSQLEFQLVSVRTCTSCGRESSTREDYNNLSLDFSPERTLLSSLALTFKGEKVEFTCEGCKGLQASKVEQFHTLPLVLVLHLKRFGGPGGLEKLEAPLLFPPELRLSDLCGDMVPPLHSASPQALTNQAPSILVSIPQTKTSQVSSPQTLTSQVSSPPGQAKDSALCCSEAAASEVSEWLLPADWRSLSFGRPRKLRALR; encoded by the exons ATGGAACATCTTGG GTTGCCTAACATTGGCAACACTTGCTTCCTTAACGCCACCCTGCAGTGCCTTCTGGTCCTGCCTTACTTCTCAAAGGAAATCCTACGCCAGGAACAACTCTGgagctcctcccccttctccaacCTGCTCAG GGCTCTGTCTGATGTGCACTGTTCGCGTCTACCTGACAGTGGCGCAAACCAGGCCTCAAAAGCAGACCTCATGTGGAAGGTCAAGTGCTCCTTGTCAGGACAAGATTTGAAGTATCTGGGGGACTCGCAACAG GATGCACACGAGTTACTTGTGAATATGCTGTGCCAGCTGAAGGAGGAGGGCATGACACTGAAGATGCTCGGGGGGAGCTATACCTGCCCTGTTTCCCAGCTGGAGTTCCAGCTTGTGTCGGTGCGCACATGTACCAG CTGTGGGCGCGAGTCGTCCACCAGAGAGGACTACAACAACCTCTCATTGGACTTCAGCCCTGAGCGCACCTTGCTGAGCAGCCTAGCACTCACTTTCAAG GGCGAAAAGGTTGAATTCACATGTGAGGGCTGCAAAGGCCTCCAGGCCTCAAAGGTGGAGCAGTTCCACACACTGCCTCT TGTGCTGGTTCTGCATCTGAAGAGGTTTGGAGGACCTGGGGGGTTGGAGAAGCTGGAGGCTCCTCTTTTGTTTCCTCCAGAGCTGAGGCTCTCTGATCTctgtggggacatggtgccaccCCTGCACAGTGCCAGCCCACAGGCTCTCACCAACCAGGCTCCCAGCATCCTGGTGTCCATCCCCCAGACCAAAACCAGCCAGGTCTCCAGCCCCCAGACCCTCACCAGCCAAGTCTCCAGCCCACCTGGACAGGCCAAAGACAGTGCCCTCTGCTGTTCAG AAGCAGCAGCCAGTGAAGTCAGTGAATGGCTACTACCAGCTGACTGGCGTAGTCTCTCATTTGGGAGGCCTCGCAAACTCCG GGCACTACGTTAG
- the LOC121575553 gene encoding ubiquitin carboxyl-terminal hydrolase 37-like isoform X2, whose translation MPQRPISAARSRTRPRASSATRGLPNIGNTCFLNATLQCLLVLPYFSKEILRQEQLWSSSPFSNLLRALSDVHCSRLPDSGANQASKADLMWKVKCSLSGQDLKYLGDSQQDAHELLVNMLCQLKEEGMTLKMLGGSYTCPVSQLEFQLVSVRTCTSCGRESSTREDYNNLSLDFSPERTLLSSLALTFKGEKVEFTCEGCKGLQASKVEQFHTLPLVLVLHLKRFGGPGGLEKLEAPLLFPPELRLSDLCGDMVPPLHSASPQALTNQAPSILVSIPQTKTSQVSSPQTLTSQVSSPPGQAKDSALCCSAAASEVSEWLLPADWRSLSFGRPRKLRALR comes from the exons ATGCCGCAGAGGCCTATCTCAGCCGCCAGAAGCCGGACTCGTCCCAGGGCCAGCTCAGCCACCAGAGG GTTGCCTAACATTGGCAACACTTGCTTCCTTAACGCCACCCTGCAGTGCCTTCTGGTCCTGCCTTACTTCTCAAAGGAAATCCTACGCCAGGAACAACTCTGgagctcctcccccttctccaacCTGCTCAG GGCTCTGTCTGATGTGCACTGTTCGCGTCTACCTGACAGTGGCGCAAACCAGGCCTCAAAAGCAGACCTCATGTGGAAGGTCAAGTGCTCCTTGTCAGGACAAGATTTGAAGTATCTGGGGGACTCGCAACAG GATGCACACGAGTTACTTGTGAATATGCTGTGCCAGCTGAAGGAGGAGGGCATGACACTGAAGATGCTCGGGGGGAGCTATACCTGCCCTGTTTCCCAGCTGGAGTTCCAGCTTGTGTCGGTGCGCACATGTACCAG CTGTGGGCGCGAGTCGTCCACCAGAGAGGACTACAACAACCTCTCATTGGACTTCAGCCCTGAGCGCACCTTGCTGAGCAGCCTAGCACTCACTTTCAAG GGCGAAAAGGTTGAATTCACATGTGAGGGCTGCAAAGGCCTCCAGGCCTCAAAGGTGGAGCAGTTCCACACACTGCCTCT TGTGCTGGTTCTGCATCTGAAGAGGTTTGGAGGACCTGGGGGGTTGGAGAAGCTGGAGGCTCCTCTTTTGTTTCCTCCAGAGCTGAGGCTCTCTGATCTctgtggggacatggtgccaccCCTGCACAGTGCCAGCCCACAGGCTCTCACCAACCAGGCTCCCAGCATCCTGGTGTCCATCCCCCAGACCAAAACCAGCCAGGTCTCCAGCCCCCAGACCCTCACCAGCCAAGTCTCCAGCCCACCTGGACAGGCCAAAGACAGTGCCCTCTGCTGTTCAG CAGCAGCCAGTGAAGTCAGTGAATGGCTACTACCAGCTGACTGGCGTAGTCTCTCATTTGGGAGGCCTCGCAAACTCCG GGCACTACGTTAG
- the LOC121575553 gene encoding ubiquitin carboxyl-terminal hydrolase 37-like isoform X1 — protein MPQRPISAARSRTRPRASSATRGLPNIGNTCFLNATLQCLLVLPYFSKEILRQEQLWSSSPFSNLLRALSDVHCSRLPDSGANQASKADLMWKVKCSLSGQDLKYLGDSQQDAHELLVNMLCQLKEEGMTLKMLGGSYTCPVSQLEFQLVSVRTCTSCGRESSTREDYNNLSLDFSPERTLLSSLALTFKGEKVEFTCEGCKGLQASKVEQFHTLPLVLVLHLKRFGGPGGLEKLEAPLLFPPELRLSDLCGDMVPPLHSASPQALTNQAPSILVSIPQTKTSQVSSPQTLTSQVSSPPGQAKDSALCCSEAAASEVSEWLLPADWRSLSFGRPRKLRALR, from the exons ATGCCGCAGAGGCCTATCTCAGCCGCCAGAAGCCGGACTCGTCCCAGGGCCAGCTCAGCCACCAGAGG GTTGCCTAACATTGGCAACACTTGCTTCCTTAACGCCACCCTGCAGTGCCTTCTGGTCCTGCCTTACTTCTCAAAGGAAATCCTACGCCAGGAACAACTCTGgagctcctcccccttctccaacCTGCTCAG GGCTCTGTCTGATGTGCACTGTTCGCGTCTACCTGACAGTGGCGCAAACCAGGCCTCAAAAGCAGACCTCATGTGGAAGGTCAAGTGCTCCTTGTCAGGACAAGATTTGAAGTATCTGGGGGACTCGCAACAG GATGCACACGAGTTACTTGTGAATATGCTGTGCCAGCTGAAGGAGGAGGGCATGACACTGAAGATGCTCGGGGGGAGCTATACCTGCCCTGTTTCCCAGCTGGAGTTCCAGCTTGTGTCGGTGCGCACATGTACCAG CTGTGGGCGCGAGTCGTCCACCAGAGAGGACTACAACAACCTCTCATTGGACTTCAGCCCTGAGCGCACCTTGCTGAGCAGCCTAGCACTCACTTTCAAG GGCGAAAAGGTTGAATTCACATGTGAGGGCTGCAAAGGCCTCCAGGCCTCAAAGGTGGAGCAGTTCCACACACTGCCTCT TGTGCTGGTTCTGCATCTGAAGAGGTTTGGAGGACCTGGGGGGTTGGAGAAGCTGGAGGCTCCTCTTTTGTTTCCTCCAGAGCTGAGGCTCTCTGATCTctgtggggacatggtgccaccCCTGCACAGTGCCAGCCCACAGGCTCTCACCAACCAGGCTCCCAGCATCCTGGTGTCCATCCCCCAGACCAAAACCAGCCAGGTCTCCAGCCCCCAGACCCTCACCAGCCAAGTCTCCAGCCCACCTGGACAGGCCAAAGACAGTGCCCTCTGCTGTTCAG AAGCAGCAGCCAGTGAAGTCAGTGAATGGCTACTACCAGCTGACTGGCGTAGTCTCTCATTTGGGAGGCCTCGCAAACTCCG GGCACTACGTTAG
- the LOC121575553 gene encoding ubiquitin carboxyl-terminal hydrolase 37-like isoform X4 codes for MPQRPISAARSRTRPRASSATRGLPNIGNTCFLNATLQCLLVLPYFSKEILRQEQLWSSSPFSNLLRALSDVHCSRLPDSGANQASKADLMWKVKCSLSGQDLKYLGDSQQDAHELLVNMLCQLKEEGMTLKMLGGSYTCPVSQLEFQLVSVRTCTSCGRESSTREDYNNLSLDFSPERTLLSSLALTFKGEKVEFTCEGCKGLQASKVEQFHTLPLVLVLHLKRFGGPGGLEKLEAPLLFPPELRLSDLCGDMVPPLHSASPQALTNQAPSILVSIPQTKTSQVSSPQTLTSQVSSPPGQAKDSALC; via the exons ATGCCGCAGAGGCCTATCTCAGCCGCCAGAAGCCGGACTCGTCCCAGGGCCAGCTCAGCCACCAGAGG GTTGCCTAACATTGGCAACACTTGCTTCCTTAACGCCACCCTGCAGTGCCTTCTGGTCCTGCCTTACTTCTCAAAGGAAATCCTACGCCAGGAACAACTCTGgagctcctcccccttctccaacCTGCTCAG GGCTCTGTCTGATGTGCACTGTTCGCGTCTACCTGACAGTGGCGCAAACCAGGCCTCAAAAGCAGACCTCATGTGGAAGGTCAAGTGCTCCTTGTCAGGACAAGATTTGAAGTATCTGGGGGACTCGCAACAG GATGCACACGAGTTACTTGTGAATATGCTGTGCCAGCTGAAGGAGGAGGGCATGACACTGAAGATGCTCGGGGGGAGCTATACCTGCCCTGTTTCCCAGCTGGAGTTCCAGCTTGTGTCGGTGCGCACATGTACCAG CTGTGGGCGCGAGTCGTCCACCAGAGAGGACTACAACAACCTCTCATTGGACTTCAGCCCTGAGCGCACCTTGCTGAGCAGCCTAGCACTCACTTTCAAG GGCGAAAAGGTTGAATTCACATGTGAGGGCTGCAAAGGCCTCCAGGCCTCAAAGGTGGAGCAGTTCCACACACTGCCTCT TGTGCTGGTTCTGCATCTGAAGAGGTTTGGAGGACCTGGGGGGTTGGAGAAGCTGGAGGCTCCTCTTTTGTTTCCTCCAGAGCTGAGGCTCTCTGATCTctgtggggacatggtgccaccCCTGCACAGTGCCAGCCCACAGGCTCTCACCAACCAGGCTCCCAGCATCCTGGTGTCCATCCCCCAGACCAAAACCAGCCAGGTCTCCAGCCCCCAGACCCTCACCAGCCAAGTCTCCAGCCCACCTGGACAGGCCAAAGACAGTGCCCTCTGCT AA